A genomic window from Micromonospora violae includes:
- a CDS encoding DUF2231 domain-containing protein, translating into MFEEILGLPVHVLVVHAVVVFVPLLAVLAIAYVGLPRWRHRLDWALGLLAVAAPVTAYVAVKSGEALTDALVARGFQGPILDQIFNHSRYGDILFRIVVPLGIVAILLLVATSGHPRVPQLPALVTPVLAVAAVALAIAALVYVYLTGHSGAETVWGTTL; encoded by the coding sequence ATGTTCGAGGAGATCCTGGGTCTACCGGTACACGTCCTGGTGGTCCACGCGGTCGTCGTGTTCGTGCCGCTGCTGGCGGTGCTGGCCATCGCGTACGTGGGGCTGCCGCGCTGGCGGCACCGCCTGGACTGGGCGCTGGGCCTCCTCGCCGTGGCCGCGCCGGTCACCGCCTACGTCGCGGTCAAGTCAGGTGAGGCGCTCACCGATGCGCTGGTAGCCAGGGGCTTCCAGGGGCCGATCCTCGATCAGATCTTCAATCACTCCCGCTACGGCGACATCCTGTTCCGCATCGTGGTGCCGCTCGGCATCGTGGCCATCCTGCTGCTCGTGGCGACAAGTGGGCATCCCCGGGTGCCGCAGCTGCCCGCGCTGGTCACTCCCGTGCTGGCGGTAGCAGCCGTGGCGCTCGCCATCGCCGCCCTGGTCTACGTCTACCTGACCGGCCACTCCGGCGCCGAGACCGTCTGGGGTACCACCCTCTGA
- a CDS encoding 5-formyltetrahydrofolate cyclo-ligase, with protein MPEFSDEAEVTRMAKRDTRAELLARRRSLPPATRAAAAGRVQAELVTLVRRLRPRRITAYVPVGSEPGGADLPEVLRAALPADAELLLPVLLADLDLDWAAYTGPAALIAAGRGIREPVGARLGVAAVAHAELVVVPALAVDHHGRRLGRGGGSYDRALARVPEDALTVVPLHDGELVEVLPAEPHDRRVRAVVTPADGVRTLDAGPGAARGVAPHTSAGRTRGE; from the coding sequence GTGCCGGAATTTTCTGATGAAGCGGAAGTGACCCGGATGGCGAAGCGGGACACCCGTGCCGAACTGCTCGCTCGCCGCCGGTCACTGCCCCCCGCGACGAGGGCGGCCGCCGCCGGGCGCGTGCAGGCCGAGCTGGTCACGCTGGTACGCCGGCTGCGCCCGCGCAGGATCACGGCGTACGTGCCGGTCGGCTCCGAACCGGGCGGCGCCGACCTGCCCGAGGTGCTGCGGGCAGCCCTGCCGGCGGACGCCGAGCTGCTGTTGCCGGTGCTCCTCGCCGACCTGGATCTGGACTGGGCGGCGTATACCGGGCCGGCTGCCTTGATCGCCGCGGGTCGGGGTATCCGGGAGCCGGTCGGCGCCCGTCTCGGAGTGGCCGCCGTGGCACACGCGGAGCTGGTGGTCGTACCGGCTCTCGCGGTCGATCACCACGGTCGGCGGCTCGGGCGCGGCGGCGGCTCGTACGACCGCGCACTCGCCCGGGTGCCCGAAGACGCCCTGACGGTGGTGCCCCTGCACGACGGTGAGCTGGTCGAGGTGCTGCCGGCGGAGCCACACGACCGCCGGGTGCGCGCGGTCGTCACTCCCGCCGACGGGGTGCGTACGCTTGACGCCGGCCCGGGTGCGGCGCGCGGTGTCGCGCCCCACACGTCCGCTGGACGAACCCGGGGCGAATGA
- a CDS encoding GGDEF domain-containing protein: MTLRGRLTAAFLVVVLGPVLLGALFVASTVAAVDRSRSTERLAVAASTVRTSVDALCQQLRATADAVALTADPSVAAAQLVGRGLAAAVLITDVAGQVTYVSPGAPSTPWQDCAGSTSREAAGETNGETNGPTNGETNGPTDGSTSPVRALAVQVDLHDRGGARLGTVTAAQLVDPAFVARLAAVTGVGVTLLDSGASAARATHTTESRDVRDAVLAAAVAVRGEQVAETNEGRYVRRLGPSDAQPLPLVLSVPSERPPGLPATLVGVVVLAGLLAVLAAWRLARVTTRPLAELAGAVDRVAQGDLTARVPVRSRDELGRLAAAFNRMTRETGAYVAALTSNRDQLRGHLAVLGDTLASTHDLQRILRVILRSAIGATGARAGAVLLVETGGVLVAQCTEGLDGRWPDEEADGSPTLRVPVGVGVVGAVAATGEAQRGRAEPTEAPTGEPRCRTYVAVPFAAPGGNAPTTPGGPAGSADEAGAAVALGVLALYDRLGADDFDDDDLATLRTFAGHAAVAVDNVRVHEEAQRLSLTDPLTGLWNYRYLRESIRREVERASRFGRMLSVLALDLDRFKDVNDTYGHAAGDTVLAEFARRVRGEIREVDLAFRQGGEEFVLLLPETDARGAAIVAERLGAAVRDTPIAVEAYAGPVLVTVSVGIAVFPDNGSTGPEVLEAADDALYAAKAAGRDTYRVAEVRADLPTREIPVLAGAVSPPDGLPRAGQPVPGNREPGGPARSDPAAGVPESSLAGPAHARPDSADDTPDGAPGAARAGPDAAWPGSGGGASSGPHPPRQSRGR, encoded by the coding sequence GTGACGCTACGCGGGCGGTTGACAGCAGCCTTCCTCGTGGTGGTGCTCGGGCCGGTCCTGCTCGGCGCGCTCTTCGTGGCCTCCACCGTCGCGGCGGTCGACCGCAGCCGCTCCACCGAGCGCCTGGCGGTGGCAGCCTCCACCGTGCGGACCTCGGTCGACGCGCTCTGCCAGCAGCTCCGTGCCACGGCCGACGCGGTGGCGCTCACCGCCGACCCGTCCGTTGCCGCCGCGCAACTGGTCGGCCGGGGCCTGGCCGCCGCGGTGCTGATCACCGACGTGGCCGGCCAGGTCACCTACGTCTCGCCCGGCGCGCCGTCGACCCCGTGGCAGGACTGCGCCGGTTCGACCAGCCGGGAAGCCGCCGGCGAGACCAACGGGGAAACCAACGGACCGACCAACGGGGAGACCAACGGCCCGACCGACGGTTCGACCAGCCCGGTCCGTGCGCTGGCGGTCCAGGTCGACCTGCACGACCGCGGCGGTGCCCGGCTGGGTACGGTGACCGCCGCGCAACTGGTCGACCCGGCCTTCGTGGCCCGGCTGGCGGCGGTCACCGGGGTGGGGGTCACCCTGCTCGACAGTGGGGCGAGCGCCGCGCGAGCCACCCACACGACCGAGTCCCGTGACGTACGCGACGCGGTGCTCGCCGCCGCTGTCGCCGTCCGGGGCGAACAGGTCGCCGAGACGAACGAGGGCCGGTACGTGCGCCGGCTCGGGCCCTCCGACGCGCAACCGCTGCCCCTGGTGCTCTCCGTGCCCAGTGAACGGCCACCCGGGCTGCCCGCCACGCTGGTCGGGGTGGTCGTGCTGGCCGGACTGCTCGCCGTGCTGGCGGCCTGGCGGCTGGCCCGGGTGACCACCCGACCGCTGGCGGAGTTGGCCGGTGCGGTCGACCGGGTGGCCCAGGGCGACCTGACCGCCCGGGTGCCGGTACGCAGCCGCGACGAGTTGGGGCGGCTGGCCGCCGCGTTCAACCGGATGACCCGCGAGACCGGCGCCTACGTCGCCGCGCTGACCAGTAACCGGGATCAGCTGCGGGGGCACCTCGCGGTGCTCGGGGACACCCTGGCCAGCACGCACGATCTGCAACGCATCCTGCGGGTGATCCTGCGCAGCGCCATCGGCGCCACCGGTGCTCGGGCCGGCGCGGTCCTGCTGGTGGAGACCGGCGGGGTGCTCGTCGCGCAGTGCACCGAGGGGTTGGACGGGCGTTGGCCGGACGAGGAGGCGGACGGGTCGCCGACGCTCCGGGTGCCGGTCGGCGTCGGCGTGGTCGGTGCGGTCGCCGCCACCGGGGAAGCGCAGCGGGGCAGGGCGGAGCCGACCGAGGCCCCAACGGGTGAACCACGGTGCCGCACCTACGTCGCGGTTCCGTTCGCCGCCCCGGGCGGCAACGCCCCCACCACCCCCGGCGGGCCCGCGGGGTCGGCCGACGAGGCTGGCGCGGCGGTCGCGCTCGGTGTGCTGGCCCTCTACGACCGGCTAGGCGCCGACGACTTCGACGACGACGACCTGGCCACCCTGCGCACCTTCGCCGGCCACGCGGCCGTGGCGGTGGACAACGTCCGGGTGCACGAGGAGGCGCAGCGGCTCTCCCTCACCGACCCGCTCACCGGGCTGTGGAACTACCGCTACCTGCGCGAGTCGATCCGGCGGGAGGTGGAACGGGCCAGCCGTTTCGGGCGGATGCTCAGCGTCCTCGCGTTGGACCTCGACCGGTTCAAGGACGTCAACGACACCTACGGGCACGCCGCCGGGGACACCGTGCTGGCCGAGTTCGCCCGGCGGGTGCGCGGGGAGATCCGTGAGGTCGACCTGGCCTTCCGCCAGGGCGGTGAGGAGTTCGTGCTGCTGCTGCCGGAGACCGACGCGCGGGGTGCGGCGATCGTGGCCGAGCGGCTCGGCGCGGCGGTACGTGACACGCCCATCGCCGTCGAGGCGTACGCCGGGCCGGTCCTGGTGACGGTGTCGGTGGGTATCGCCGTCTTCCCCGACAACGGCAGCACCGGGCCGGAGGTGCTGGAGGCCGCCGACGACGCGCTCTACGCGGCCAAGGCGGCCGGTCGCGACACGTACCGGGTCGCCGAGGTGCGCGCGGATCTGCCGACCCGGGAGATCCCGGTGCTCGCGGGTGCGGTGAGCCCACCCGACGGGCTGCCGCGCGCCGGCCAGCCCGTGCCGGGCAACCGGGAGCCGGGCGGGCCCGCCCGGTCCGACCCGGCTGCGGGCGTACCGGAATCATCGCTGGCGGGCCCGGCGCACGCCCGACCGGATTCGGCCGACGACACGCCGGACGGCGCGCCAGGTGCGGCGCGGGCCGGCCCGGACGCGGCGTGGCCCGGGTCGGGTGGCGGCGCGTCTTCTGGGCCACACCCGCCGCGGCAGAGCCGTGGCCGATAG
- a CDS encoding UTP--glucose-1-phosphate uridylyltransferase, with the protein MSEHSANLSSTVAATFRPLAVKAVIPAAGLATRFLPATKAVPKELLPVVDRPVLQYIVEEATQAGINDVLLITGRGKTSMVDHFDRRPDLETRLEEKGDAERLAAVRRPSELAEIYTVRQPEQLGLGHAVGYAESHVGDQPFAVLLGDEFVKPSEPLLPAMIELQARTGGVVLAFFEVDPADTKRYGIASVEPAESELTDIGEVVKVTGMVEKPQPEDAPSNLAVLGRYVLPGTIFDAIRRTKPGSGGEIQLTDAMELLRTEGTPVHAIVYRGTRYDTGMPLGYLQTVVQIAAERDDLGAEFRSWLADFVKADAAGGSGT; encoded by the coding sequence ATGTCGGAGCACTCAGCGAACCTCTCATCGACGGTCGCCGCAACCTTCCGTCCCCTGGCGGTCAAGGCCGTCATCCCGGCCGCCGGCTTGGCCACCCGGTTCCTGCCGGCCACCAAGGCGGTCCCCAAGGAGCTGCTGCCGGTGGTGGACCGGCCGGTGTTGCAGTACATCGTCGAGGAGGCCACGCAGGCCGGCATCAACGACGTGTTGCTGATCACCGGCCGGGGTAAGACGTCGATGGTGGACCACTTCGACCGTCGCCCGGACCTGGAGACCAGGTTGGAGGAGAAGGGCGACGCCGAACGGCTGGCCGCCGTGCGCCGGCCCAGCGAGCTGGCCGAGATCTACACGGTGCGGCAGCCCGAGCAGCTCGGGCTCGGCCACGCCGTCGGGTACGCCGAGTCGCACGTCGGCGACCAGCCGTTCGCGGTGCTGCTCGGCGACGAGTTCGTCAAGCCGTCGGAGCCGCTGCTGCCGGCGATGATCGAGTTGCAGGCCCGCACCGGCGGTGTGGTGCTCGCCTTCTTCGAGGTCGACCCGGCCGACACCAAGCGGTACGGCATCGCCTCCGTCGAGCCGGCCGAGTCGGAGCTGACCGACATCGGCGAGGTCGTCAAGGTGACCGGGATGGTGGAGAAGCCGCAGCCGGAGGACGCCCCGAGCAACCTCGCGGTGCTCGGCCGCTACGTGTTGCCGGGCACGATCTTCGACGCGATCCGGCGGACCAAGCCGGGCAGCGGCGGCGAGATCCAGCTGACCGACGCGATGGAGTTGCTGCGCACCGAGGGCACCCCGGTGCACGCGATCGTCTACCGGGGCACCCGCTACGACACCGGCATGCCGCTGGGGTACCTCCAGACGGTGGTGCAGATCGCCGCCGAGCGCGACGACCTCGGCGCCGAGTTCCGGTCCTGGCTGGCCGACTTCGTCAAGGCCGACGCGGCAGGCGGATCTGGTACATGA
- the glp gene encoding gephyrin-like molybdotransferase Glp, with the protein MTATADAEAAANELTPLADYLGSVLRRLRALPPLDLDLTQAHGNVLAEDVVAPHAFPAFDQAAVDGYAARWEDISGGGRGPSYVPAPSGTPGGRTIRLNVVGDLGAASWRPVRLTPGSCFSVAAGAPLPVAADVVVPVEWTDQGMAAVEIFRTPKRGYGVRRAGEELPAGTLLARAGTYVSPALVAVFAATGIGHVVVRPSPRVVIVATGDELVDVGRGSQPGQVVDANSHALTAAAAEVGALAYRVGICDDDPEGLRGLLEDQTLRADLIITTGGTGTGPGDMVRRILSRREGGRAGPVTFTDVALYPGTALGFGTVGAEEVPVVCLPGDPGAALIGFEVLARPAIQLLAGAEPVFRPSVRAHLLETVSSPAGLREFRPAHVAERRGGGYTVQPLSGGPFTLSGLAEANGLLVLGERVTTAAAGSTVDVLLLDRRR; encoded by the coding sequence ATGACCGCGACGGCCGACGCCGAGGCGGCCGCGAACGAGTTGACGCCGCTCGCCGACTACCTGGGCAGCGTGCTGCGCAGGTTGCGCGCGCTGCCACCACTCGACCTCGACCTCACCCAGGCGCACGGCAACGTCCTCGCCGAGGACGTCGTCGCGCCGCACGCCTTCCCGGCCTTCGACCAGGCGGCCGTGGACGGCTACGCCGCGCGCTGGGAGGACATTTCCGGAGGGGGTCGGGGGCCGAGCTACGTCCCGGCCCCCTCCGGCACGCCCGGTGGCCGCACCATCCGGCTCAACGTGGTCGGCGATCTCGGTGCCGCGAGTTGGCGGCCGGTCCGGCTCACCCCCGGCTCATGCTTTTCGGTGGCCGCCGGGGCGCCGCTGCCGGTCGCTGCGGACGTCGTGGTTCCGGTGGAGTGGACCGACCAGGGCATGGCCGCGGTGGAGATCTTCCGTACCCCCAAACGGGGGTACGGGGTACGCCGCGCGGGTGAGGAGTTGCCCGCCGGCACGTTGCTCGCCCGCGCCGGCACCTACGTGTCCCCGGCCCTGGTCGCCGTCTTCGCGGCGACCGGCATCGGGCACGTGGTGGTCCGGCCCAGCCCACGGGTGGTCATCGTGGCCACCGGTGACGAACTCGTCGACGTGGGCCGGGGCAGTCAGCCGGGCCAGGTGGTGGACGCGAACTCGCACGCGCTGACGGCCGCGGCGGCCGAGGTGGGCGCACTGGCGTACCGGGTGGGCATCTGCGACGACGACCCGGAAGGGCTGCGCGGGCTGCTGGAGGACCAGACCCTGCGCGCCGACCTGATCATCACCACCGGGGGCACCGGCACCGGCCCCGGGGACATGGTGCGCCGGATCCTCTCCCGCCGCGAGGGCGGTCGCGCCGGGCCGGTCACCTTCACCGACGTGGCGCTCTATCCCGGTACCGCGCTCGGGTTCGGCACGGTCGGCGCCGAGGAGGTGCCGGTGGTCTGCCTGCCCGGCGACCCGGGCGCCGCGTTGATCGGCTTCGAGGTGCTGGCCCGCCCCGCCATCCAACTGCTCGCCGGTGCCGAACCGGTGTTCCGGCCCAGCGTACGGGCGCACCTGCTGGAGACCGTGTCGTCCCCGGCGGGGCTGCGGGAATTCCGGCCGGCGCACGTCGCCGAGCGACGCGGCGGCGGGTACACCGTCCAGCCCCTCAGCGGTGGGCCGTTCACCCTCTCCGGCTTGGCCGAGGCGAACGGGTTGCTGGTGCTCGGCGAGCGGGTCACCACCGCCGCGGCCGGTTCCACCGTGGACGTCCTGCTGCTGGACCGCCGCCGGTGA
- a CDS encoding GNAT family N-acetyltransferase yields the protein MSLFGPARSPGWPVELADGPVLLRPYRRSDAATWSEVRRANQAWLAPWESSLPGGWDEMNSPAAFRWVHRDQRRSAREGEGMPFAVCLREAGRDRLVGHINVGSIVRRALCSGYVGYWVDARVAGRGVIPTALALAVDHAFGPGGLHRVEVNIRPENRPSRRVVEKLGFREEAYHVRYMHIDGAWRDHIGYAMTSEEIAAEGGLLARWHRVRAAAR from the coding sequence GTGAGTCTCTTCGGTCCCGCGCGGTCGCCGGGTTGGCCGGTGGAGTTGGCCGACGGCCCGGTGCTGCTGCGGCCCTACCGGCGCTCCGACGCGGCGACCTGGTCGGAGGTAAGGCGGGCCAACCAGGCCTGGTTGGCCCCGTGGGAGTCGTCGCTGCCCGGCGGCTGGGACGAGATGAACTCGCCGGCCGCGTTCCGCTGGGTGCACCGTGACCAGCGGCGCTCGGCCCGCGAGGGCGAGGGCATGCCGTTCGCGGTCTGCCTGCGCGAGGCCGGCCGGGACCGGCTGGTCGGGCACATCAACGTGGGCAGCATCGTGCGGCGGGCGCTCTGCTCCGGCTACGTCGGCTACTGGGTGGACGCGCGGGTCGCCGGCCGAGGTGTGATCCCCACGGCGCTCGCCCTCGCCGTGGACCACGCGTTCGGGCCGGGCGGGCTGCACCGGGTGGAGGTCAACATCCGTCCGGAGAACCGGCCGTCGCGGCGGGTGGTGGAGAAGTTGGGCTTCCGCGAAGAGGCGTATCACGTGCGCTACATGCACATCGACGGCGCGTGGCGGGACCACATCGGGTACGCGATGACGAGTGAGGAGATCGCCGCCGAGGGTGGCCTGCTGGCCCGCTGGCACCGGGTACGCGCTGCCGCCCGGTGA